Below is a genomic region from Castanea sativa cultivar Marrone di Chiusa Pesio chromosome 2, ASM4071231v1.
ACTCTTCATTGTTTTGACTTTTTAAAGGATAATGTCATACAAGAGTGGACAATTCTAGACTAGAAATAATAGCATCAACTATTTACAAGTTCCAAGATGCCATGTCTCAATCTCATACTCCCatataaaaaaactcaaactaataaacaatatgATAAACAAAATCTTTGGTGCAATTATGAAGTTTTAACAGCACAATTCTGAAAGACATGTTCCCTTACCGAGCAATAGAACTAGTTCCACAGATACATCATACAACAAAACACAAAGGAAGCTTTTGCAGCACTTATGCATAGGCAGCAGCAGCTTCAGGATGGTAATGCAGCATCTCATTCCACATCATTTCCCTTATCATCCGTTCCCCCAAACTTTCATCAATGTTGAGATTAATCGGGACCTGGGCAGGAGGATTGGATCTGGGGTCATACAACCCTGACATATAAGGGTGTTGGAGTGCTTCATCGACAGTAATTCTCTTAGTTGGATCAAATATAAGCATCCTTTGCAATAAGTCTATAGCTAAAGGATCAGCCTGGGGGTATAAATGGGAAAAATGTATTCCCCTAGAGTAGGGCAGTGTTTTGATGTACTTCCTGGCCTTTGGATTATCAATGAACTCAAGATGAGATTCATGCTGGCTGCCAAGAACATTGATAATCAGTTTCAGTTGGTTGAGACACTCGGTTCCAGGGAAGATTGGTTTCCGACCAAGAATTTCAGCAAAGATGCATCCTACAGACCAGACGTCAATGGAGGTTCCATAATTGTCACAGCACAAGAGGAGCTCTGGCGCACGATACCAGCGGGTGACAACATACTCTGTCATGAACTGACCATTGCCTTCACTAGTTCTTGCCAGCCCAAAATCACATATCTTCAAGTCACAATTAGCATTGACAAGGAGGTTGCCAGGCTTCAAGTCCCGGTGAAGGATGTTTGCTGAATGGAGATACTTGAGCCCCCGAAGCAACTAAAATGAGTGAAGTAAATTAGTCCCAagaatattgaaaataaaaatacttgagaaagaaaataataaagagagagttcaaatttaatttataattttgtatagTGACACATGTCACATGCATTAAATCTTAGCTATGCAAGATCAGTCTTCTAGAAAGCATATTGATTAAGTTGCACAGAGGAAAATGTAAGGACTGCTGCATCTTTCTGAAATTGCTTTATATGTGGCACATTTAAAATTAGCATAAATGGTTTTCTAATCCAGTTTATAGATGCTCCACAAAGTTAGTTTGTTCTAAAACAAGATGAAGCCACATTAGGAGCAGAGAAGCACTTGCCACTCTTCTAGAAAAGTAAAACAAGTGAATCACAGAAGACCCTGGTCTTTGCAGTGAAATGACAAGCATGTTCAGTTAAAAGagcacagtttttttttataaacaatgcTGGACCGTAGAACTATGTATTGACTTAAGTATGTTTGAGCTTCACTTGACTGCTATAACATTGTAA
It encodes:
- the LOC142626172 gene encoding mitogen-activated protein kinase 7, translated to MATLVEPPNGINQRGKHYYSMWQTLFEIDTKYVPIKPIGRGAYGVVCSSINRETNEKVAIKKINNVFENRIDALRTLRELKLLRHIRHENVIALKDVMMPIHRTSFKDVYLVYELMDTDLHHIIKSSQPLSSDHCKYFLFQLLRGLKYLHSANILHRDLKPGNLLVNANCDLKICDFGLARTSEGNGQFMTEYVVTRWYRAPELLLCCDNYGTSIDVWSVGCIFAEILGRKPIFPGTECLNQLKLIINVLGSQHESHLEFIDNPKARKYIKTLPYSRGIHFSHLYPQADPLAIDLLQRMLIFDPTKRITVDEALQHPYMSGLYDPRSNPPAQVPINLNIDESLGERMIREMMWNEMLHYHPEAAAAYA